From Opitutaceae bacterium:
GTAATCGAGGTAGGATTTATCGGCCGTGCGATAGGCCGCCGTGGGTGTCACATCCCACTGGGCGAGGCCGGTCAGCTTGTAACGGGTGTCTCGCGCATTCCAGCTGTAGTTGGCGCGGGCGACCCAGTGGCCACCCAGTTTGGCCGTGAGCTCAACATTGGCATTCTCGTAGTCGGATCGCTTGTAGTCGTTGTTTCCCTGGTAATTAAAACGGTCATCAATCGGGATGGCGCCGAGGAAGCCGAGGTTGATGGAGCCAGCATCGAACAGGCCCTGTTGGTAGCTGCGGGCAGCCTTGTTCACGAAAACGCTCGAACTCGGGGCGCCGCTGAACCCTGCGATCTGCACATTCGGCATCATTCCCACCGACGGTTCTTCAAAGCGCTTGAGACGCTCGTAGTCGACCACCAGCGTCACATTCTCGAGGAGCTTGATCGAAGCCGACGGTGCAAACAGGTAGGAATGGGTTGAGCCAGTCTCCGCCCACTTGGGCGCCTGGTCGTAGGAAGCGACGAAACGCAGTCCGATACGCTTGTTGACGGGTTGATTCACGTCGAGAACCGTACGGAAGTCGGACTCGTTGCCGACAGATTGCTTGATACTGACGAAGCGCTTGTCCGTCGGTCGCTTGGTGATGTAGTTCACGGTACCACCAGGAATGATCTGACCATACAGGAGGGAGGCGGGTCCCTTCACCACCTCCACACGGGTCACATTCGCGGAATCCACATTTCGGTTACCGGCAAAACCATTCCGCTGCGGAGGCACGTCGCCATCAAACCCACGAATGGAGAATCGATTGTTGCCCGCAACAAAAGACTTGTCGCCACTCGTCACGCCAGGCGCGTAACGCAGGATATCCTGCAGATCGAGCGCACCAATATCGGTTATGAAGTCCTCCGTGAACGCACTGATCGTGAACGGAAGCTCCTTGATGGGCGTGTTGATCCGGGTTGCAGAGACCGCATTTCCCGCGCGGTAGCCGAAGTCGTTGGACGATTGCACCTCGAAGGTTGGAAGCTGGATGACCTCCTCGTTGGACTCGGTTGCCGGCTGGGTTGCTGTCTGCGCAGCCGCTGTCGTTGGCAGGGCGAGCGCAGACAAGGCCAGACCGACCTGCACGTGCCTGGAAGGGTGTTTCTTGCGGGGTACTGGAGTCACTTTCATGCTGGTTAGTGTTGGGTTGTTGGGGAACTGACTTGAAAGGTTCGAGGGTTATTTCTGCGGGGGGTGCACGGGCTTGATCTCGCGGCAAAGGAGGAACACCGCGAGCAGGCCGCAGGGGACCAGGGACGCACCGAGGATGAAGACAGGCACGTAACTGATCTTGCTCAGGTAGGGGACCAGCCAGGTGCTGAAGACCAGGACGCCGAGAACGGCGCTCATTCCCCCAATACCCGAGGCAGAACCGACCGACTTTCCGGAGAAGAAATCGCTCGGAAGCGTCTGGATGTTGTTGATCATCACCTGGAATCCGCAGAGCACCAGTGCCATCGCGAGGACGGCAACGACGGGGGTCGCGGCCCATGCAGCGACTGCGAAGCCCGGCAGGGCGAGCCCGGCGCCGATGAGGATTGCACGCTTGCGGGCGCGGTCCACTGACCATCCCGCTCGTATCCAATGACCGGATACCCATCCACCGCCGAGACTCCCTATGACGGCACCAAGGTACGGCACCCAGGCGAAGAGGCCGATCGACTTCACATCGAAGCCGAAGCGCTCGGCCAGGAGGATGGGGAGCCAGTTGACGAACAGCCACCAGATGGGATCGAGGAAGAAGCGGGCCGTGAATACGCCCCACGCCTGGCGGTAGCCAAGAATCTGCCGCCACGTCAGGGCGGCTCCCTCGTCCGCCGTTGGAGCACTGGAGGGCCGTGCTTCAGCGGCCGTCTGCACCCGCGCTCCCAGCCACCACGGAATGATCCAGATAAACCCGAGGGCGCCAACCACGACAAACGTGGCGCGCCAGCCGAAGAGAGCGAAAAGGACTGCGATGAGCGGAGCGGACACGACCGCGCCTAGCGAGGCACCGGCGTTGAAGATGCCCTGCGCCAGGGCGCGCTCATGCTTCGGAAACCACTCCGCCACGGCCTTGGTGGCTCCGGGCCAGTTACCCGCTTCGCTGAAGCCCAGCAGGCCGCGCATCGCGAGAAGTCCGCTCAGGCCTCGAATAAACCCGTGGCCAATACAGGCGATCGACCAAACAGCCACGGAAAGCGTGAATCCAACGCGGGTGCCGACCTGGTCGAAGATCCGACCTGAGACAGCCTGCCCGATCCCGTAGAAGATCATGAATGCGGAAACGATCGTCGCATAGTTCTCCTTCGTGAGGGCGACATCCTGGGAGATTGCCGGCCACATCACCGCCAGTGACGTACGGTCAACGTAATTGATGACGGTGACGATCGCGATCAGCGCAATGATCCACCAACGTTTGGGGCTCGGGGTCACGGTGTTCCTATTTTGCCGCCAGGTTCCTGACGAAATCCTCACGCATTGGGGTGAAAACATCGACGAGGGCGCCCGCCTCGCGCGCCACGACGCCATGTGCAACGTTTGACGGAATAAAATAAAAGTCCCCTTCGCGAAGGATCTTGGTCTCCTCGCCGATGTGCACCTCGAACTCGCCAGAGCGCACGTAGGTAAATTGCAGATGCGGGTGCGTGTGGATTGCCCCCACGGCGCCCTTCTCAAACTCAACATACACACCCATCAACTCGTCGGTGTACGTCATCACCTTGCGACGGACCCCGGGGCCCGGGTATTCCCAGTCGACTTGGTTGAATTCAACGAAGAGCTGTTCTTTGGAAACGATCATAATGGGTTAACGGCGAATGAGGCATGCGGGACCGGACCATTCAAAGACCTCGCTTCGGGTCTCGATCCGGTGCGGACCTTCCCAACCGGAGGCCCGGTTGGACAAACAAAGGATAAGGGTGAGCGCGCCGTGGCCTGTGACGCGGACAACCGTGCCCTCGTCCGTGGCTGCAAGGATCTCGACCTGCTGCACGGAGGGGAAGGCGCCGAGATTAGTTTCACGGATCGCGTCCCGATAGCCGTGCGGTTCTATTACGGTCGCGTAGACCTGGTGCGACGCACGTGTGCGCAATAGCATGCCCGCCTCGCTGCGGAGGTTGAAGTTCGGATCGTTCGCCCCAATGCGCACCAGGTTGAGCGTCTGGGGCGTAAGACTCGTCGAACAGAGACTGTAATAACGCGAGCCATTCAGGAAGGTGAACTGGGTGAGACTGTGGGGCTTGCCTTCCGCCTCGAGCCACAGGTGCTGGTAGCCGTGAGATTCGCCCAGCGGAGCCCGGGAGGTCGCATGCACCGTCAGGTCCGCATTCGTCGAAAGGAACTGGCCTTGGAAGTAGAACGGCAAGTCGTAGTCATGCTCCGTGTCGGACAACGCGCGGAACACATCGATCACGATGGGAAACTCGAGCCTGGGATCCACGACAAGCGCGGAGGTGCGTTGCATGGCAACACCAGGGACAGCCGTGATGTCGCGCGCGCTTACAAACTGGAAATGCTTGTCCTCCGCGGAGAAATAATGGCGCTCTGAATGGAGGTGCTCGGCCTTCTTGTACTCGCCGTTATACTGGGTCTTGCGATCCACCACCAGGGTGTTGTGTGCGACCGTCTGCATCGCGAAGCTCTTGTTCTCCGGAAGATAGCGGCCTCCAAACTTCTGCTCCACGTTGACGAAACGCGCCGCTCCGTAGTCCGGAACGATCTCACGACCCTGGTCGTAGTACAGGATATGGAGTTTGTCGTAGTGCCCATGTTCCATTCCGAAGCTGGAATACTTCATCAGCAGGAGCGACTCGCCGCCGGCAGAGGGGGAGCGCAAAATACCGACGCCGCCCTTGTCGCCGGCTGCCCCGTCGCGGAATTCGATGCTTCGCTTGGCGTGAGTCGAGGAGGCCGCATTGCGCGCGAGGTCACGTGCGACTGCGAGGCCTGCGCCCAGGAGAGAAACGCTGCCCTGCTTGCGCGCCACGGACAACAGGCTCTCGTTCGCGCCATACCTAT
This genomic window contains:
- a CDS encoding MFS transporter; this encodes MTPSPKRWWIIALIAIVTVINYVDRTSLAVMWPAISQDVALTKENYATIVSAFMIFYGIGQAVSGRIFDQVGTRVGFTLSVAVWSIACIGHGFIRGLSGLLAMRGLLGFSEAGNWPGATKAVAEWFPKHERALAQGIFNAGASLGAVVSAPLIAVLFALFGWRATFVVVGALGFIWIIPWWLGARVQTAAEARPSSAPTADEGAALTWRQILGYRQAWGVFTARFFLDPIWWLFVNWLPILLAERFGFDVKSIGLFAWVPYLGAVIGSLGGGWVSGHWIRAGWSVDRARKRAILIGAGLALPGFAVAAWAATPVVAVLAMALVLCGFQVMINNIQTLPSDFFSGKSVGSASGIGGMSAVLGVLVFSTWLVPYLSKISYVPVFILGASLVPCGLLAVFLLCREIKPVHPPQK
- a CDS encoding cupin domain-containing protein, with amino-acid sequence MIVSKEQLFVEFNQVDWEYPGPGVRRKVMTYTDELMGVYVEFEKGAVGAIHTHPHLQFTYVRSGEFEVHIGEETKILREGDFYFIPSNVAHGVVAREAGALVDVFTPMREDFVRNLAAK
- a CDS encoding heparinase II/III family protein; amino-acid sequence: MFRYFALLTLLAVAALGAGERRHPSLLLTPESVQGIRSALGSSPLFDSAVAEIKAKMEKAMNKSIDVPEPKDAAGYTHERHKQNYLEMYWAGLLYQFTGESRYAEFVKAMLGRYADLYPKLGRHPAAKSSSPGRLFHQSLNECVWLVHVSQAYDCIHDSLTDGERARFEKQVLREVTNYLTIERSHEIDRIHNHGTWACAAVGLAGYAMGDQDLVEKALRGSRKDGKGGFLAQMDQLYSPDGYYAEGPYYARYVINPFFVFAEAIENNQPELEIYKRRDGVLGKAVEALLQQSYVNGEFIPFNDSLKEKTIHSPEVVLAVNLAYHRYGANESLLSVARKQGSVSLLGAGLAVARDLARNAASSTHAKRSIEFRDGAAGDKGGVGILRSPSAGGESLLLMKYSSFGMEHGHYDKLHILYYDQGREIVPDYGAARFVNVEQKFGGRYLPENKSFAMQTVAHNTLVVDRKTQYNGEYKKAEHLHSERHYFSAEDKHFQFVSARDITAVPGVAMQRTSALVVDPRLEFPIVIDVFRALSDTEHDYDLPFYFQGQFLSTNADLTVHATSRAPLGESHGYQHLWLEAEGKPHSLTQFTFLNGSRYYSLCSTSLTPQTLNLVRIGANDPNFNLRSEAGMLLRTRASHQVYATVIEPHGYRDAIRETNLGAFPSVQQVEILAATDEGTVVRVTGHGALTLILCLSNRASGWEGPHRIETRSEVFEWSGPACLIRR